The proteins below are encoded in one region of Jatrophihabitans sp.:
- a CDS encoding ABC transporter substrate-binding protein: MGFGDVEVGGSGAAMRLLGVVLLLCAVLSGAGCQSGLSGSPAGDGPLIVVSAPLAAQPWIGRSVVRGAQLAIAQQAVVPGVAKGRLRLEILDNNASPSTAVANARTAVSRNAAALITDGTGALAVSEVTDPASLPVFVVFDGGASFVDPVAHPTIFRLAPANKYMSRRLADYLAARRTQSIALISDDSSYGREGARQLSSDLAQNGLQVVKRIVLPVAADDVSAQVLSARRAGAKALLLWAGAPDVAQVIRAARSAGWTVPIFMSPTGEDPLVRQQLADHPRWLDGATFVSFRITSEMGPAPFQRFRTAYEQYFGPERVGMSAGGRPVLQPPDWAMYSYDAMLLMSAALTITAGATGAPLLAAVEGASVMGANGDQRGFGPEDREGVSASDMYFGRFSDMRFAAVTDDALSTQLPVVAQ; this comes from the coding sequence GTGGGTTTCGGCGACGTCGAAGTAGGAGGTTCGGGGGCTGCCATGCGGTTGCTGGGCGTCGTCCTGCTGCTCTGCGCGGTGCTGTCGGGCGCCGGCTGCCAGTCAGGTCTGTCCGGCTCGCCGGCCGGCGACGGGCCGCTGATCGTGGTGTCGGCGCCGCTGGCCGCCCAGCCGTGGATCGGGCGGTCGGTGGTACGCGGCGCCCAACTGGCCATCGCGCAGCAGGCAGTCGTGCCGGGAGTGGCGAAAGGTCGGCTGCGACTGGAGATCCTGGACAACAACGCCTCCCCGAGCACCGCGGTCGCCAACGCCAGGACGGCGGTCAGCAGGAATGCCGCGGCGCTGATCACCGACGGCACCGGGGCGCTGGCGGTGTCGGAGGTGACCGACCCGGCGTCCCTGCCGGTCTTCGTGGTCTTTGACGGCGGCGCTTCGTTCGTCGACCCGGTGGCGCACCCGACGATCTTTCGGCTGGCGCCGGCCAACAAGTACATGAGCCGCCGGCTGGCCGACTACCTGGCCGCCCGCCGGACCCAGTCGATCGCCCTGATCAGCGACGACTCCTCCTACGGCCGCGAGGGCGCCCGGCAACTCAGCTCCGACCTGGCGCAGAACGGTCTTCAGGTGGTGAAGCGGATCGTCCTGCCGGTGGCCGCCGACGACGTGAGCGCCCAGGTGCTGTCCGCCCGCCGGGCCGGCGCCAAGGCACTGCTGCTGTGGGCCGGCGCGCCCGACGTCGCGCAGGTCATCAGGGCGGCCCGGTCCGCCGGCTGGACGGTGCCCATCTTCATGAGCCCCACCGGTGAGGACCCCCTGGTGCGCCAGCAACTCGCCGACCATCCGCGGTGGCTCGACGGCGCCACCTTCGTGTCCTTCCGGATCACCAGCGAGATGGGCCCGGCGCCCTTCCAGCGGTTCCGGACCGCCTACGAGCAGTACTTCGGCCCCGAGCGGGTCGGCATGTCAGCGGGCGGCCGGCCGGTGCTGCAGCCTCCGGACTGGGCCATGTACTCCTACGACGCGATGCTGCTGATGTCGGCCGCGCTGACGATCACCGCAGGCGCCACCGGCGCGCCGTTGCTGGCCGCGGTGGAGGGCGCTTCGGTGATGGGGGCCAACGGCGACCAGCGCGGCTTCGGACCGGAGGACCGGGAGGGGGTCAGCGCCAGCGACATGTACTTCGGCCGGTTCTCCGACATGCGGTTCGCCGCGGTGACCGACGACGCGCTCTCGACCCAGCTTCCCGTCGTCGCCCAGTGA
- a CDS encoding GAF and ANTAR domain-containing protein, translating into MSNLPTSGSTSSLTQLELLATFTTIARALIGKDEQSTLTSIVRHGLGMVGGAHAAGVTVVAGGRLTTRAPTAELVNRVDAIQYELGSGPCIDALVSQAAYRTGDLLLDQRWPVFGRRAAEQEGVLSMLSFRLFLEVGDTVAALNFYSRRRDAFDYSAELLGGLYATHAAIALRTARLAAKVSHLEHALSTNRDIGAAVGVLMAVHKITREQAFDLLRIASQHGHRKLYEVALDVIETGALAYPDNVVRSH; encoded by the coding sequence ATGTCGAATCTCCCCACTTCCGGTTCCACTTCCAGCCTTACCCAGCTCGAGCTGCTTGCCACCTTCACCACCATCGCGCGGGCCCTGATCGGCAAGGACGAGCAGTCCACTCTCACCTCGATCGTGCGCCACGGCCTCGGCATGGTCGGCGGCGCGCACGCCGCGGGCGTCACCGTCGTGGCCGGCGGCAGGCTCACCACCCGGGCCCCGACGGCGGAGCTGGTGAACCGGGTGGACGCCATCCAGTACGAGCTGGGGTCCGGACCCTGCATCGACGCCCTGGTGTCCCAGGCTGCCTACCGCACCGGTGACCTGCTGCTGGATCAGCGCTGGCCCGTGTTCGGCCGCCGGGCCGCCGAGCAAGAAGGCGTGCTGAGCATGCTGTCCTTCCGGCTGTTCCTGGAGGTCGGGGACACCGTGGCGGCGCTGAACTTCTACTCCCGCCGGCGAGACGCCTTCGACTACTCGGCCGAGCTGCTGGGCGGGCTGTATGCCACCCATGCCGCGATCGCGTTGCGGACGGCCCGGCTGGCCGCCAAGGTGAGCCACCTGGAGCACGCGCTGTCGACCAACCGCGACATCGGCGCGGCGGTCGGCGTGCTGATGGCCGTTCACAAGATCACCAGGGAGCAGGCCTTCGACCTGCTCCGGATCGCCAGCCAGCACGGCCACCGCAAGCTCTACGAGGTCGCCCTCGACGTGATCGAGACCGGAGCCCTGGCCTACCCGGACAACGTGGTCCGCTCCCACTGA
- a CDS encoding NAD-dependent epimerase/dehydratase family protein, with product MRIAITGASGNIGTALLRRLDAGGEHEVVGIARRIPEGGTPPYSGASWHSVDLAEADAETKLRTAFAGVDAVVHLAWGFQPSHNLDYLYRLGVGGTAAVLQAAQAAGVRHLIHMSSVGAYSRAPGQRVDESADRDGIASLAYSQHKAEAERLLDTYERTASIVGEQPMTVSRLRPGFVVQPDAASALLRYGLPGFVPARIVTLLPILPLDRKLSIPLVHSDDLADGIVRVIERRAAGAFNFAGEPPITRDDIAAALGARPVQLPAKVLSMLAGVGWHARVQALDPGWIDLAFSVPLLNTNRARTELGWTPALDTREALRMTVQAMADRRGGPSPVLRVRSGLDQLRKLVTAGPLGNRRLP from the coding sequence ATGCGGATCGCGATCACGGGGGCCAGCGGAAATATCGGCACGGCGTTGCTGCGGCGGCTCGACGCCGGCGGCGAGCACGAGGTGGTGGGCATCGCCCGCCGGATCCCGGAGGGTGGCACGCCGCCCTACAGCGGGGCGTCCTGGCACAGCGTCGACCTCGCCGAGGCCGACGCCGAGACCAAGCTGCGGACGGCCTTCGCCGGCGTGGACGCCGTCGTGCACCTGGCCTGGGGATTTCAACCCTCACACAACCTGGACTACCTGTACCGGCTCGGTGTCGGCGGCACCGCGGCCGTCCTGCAGGCGGCTCAGGCGGCCGGCGTTCGGCACCTGATCCACATGTCCTCGGTCGGCGCCTACTCACGGGCGCCGGGCCAGCGGGTCGACGAGTCCGCCGACCGGGACGGCATCGCCAGCCTGGCCTACAGCCAGCACAAGGCCGAGGCCGAGCGGTTGCTGGACACCTACGAGCGCACGGCCAGCATCGTCGGCGAGCAGCCGATGACGGTGAGCCGGCTGCGCCCCGGTTTCGTGGTGCAGCCCGACGCCGCCAGCGCGCTGCTGCGCTACGGGCTGCCCGGTTTCGTGCCGGCCAGGATCGTGACGCTGCTGCCGATCCTGCCGCTGGACCGCAAGCTCAGCATCCCGCTGGTGCACTCCGATGACCTGGCCGACGGCATCGTCCGGGTGATCGAACGGCGCGCCGCGGGGGCCTTCAACTTCGCCGGTGAGCCGCCGATCACCCGGGACGACATCGCCGCCGCGCTCGGCGCCCGGCCGGTGCAGCTGCCGGCCAAGGTGCTGAGCATGCTGGCCGGCGTCGGCTGGCACGCCCGGGTGCAGGCACTGGACCCGGGCTGGATCGACCTCGCCTTCTCGGTTCCGCTGCTCAACACCAACCGGGCCCGGACCGAGCTCGGCTGGACCCCGGCCCTCGACACGCGCGAGGCGTTGCGCATGACCGTCCAGGCGATGGCAGACCGCCGAGGCGGCCCGAGCCCGGTGTTGCGAGTCCGATCCGGCCTCGACCAGCTGCGCAAGCTGGTGACGGCCGGGCCGCTGGGTAACCGGCGACTGCCCTGA